In uncultured Bacteroides sp., the sequence CCTTTCGTAAACTTCTTCGACGGCTTCCGTACATCACACGAAATTCAGAAAATTGAAATGTTGGAGAATGATGACCTTGCTCACTTGATCGATCAAGATGCATTGGCAGAATTCCGCAGTCGTTCTTTGAATCCTGAAAATCCAGTTGCACGTGGTATGGCTGAAAACCCGGACGTTTACTTCCAACACAGAGAAGCGAGCAACAAATTCTATGATGAAGTTCCAGGAATCGTAGAAGAATATATGAAAGAACTTTCTGAAATCACAGGACGCAAATATAGCTTATTTGACTACTATGGTGCAGAAGACGCAGACCGCGTAATCATTGCAATGGGTTCAGCTACAGAAGCTGCTCGCGAAGCAATTGATCACCTTACTGCTCAAGGAGAAAAAGTAGGTTTGGTTGCAGTACACTTGTACCGTCCATTCTCTGCTAAACACTTCCTTGCTGCTGTTCCTAAAACAGCTAAACGTATTGCTGTATTAGATAGAACTAAAGAACCAGGTGCAGTAGGTGAACCATTATACTTAGACGTAAAAGATTGTTTCTACGGACAAGCTGATGCTCCGGTTATCGTAGGCGGACGTTATGGTCTTTCTTCTAAAGACACAACTCCTGCTCAGATTCTTTCTGTATACGAAAACCTTTCTTTGGCAATGCCTAAGAACCAGTTTACTATTGGCATAGTTGATGACGTTACTTTCACTTCTCTTCCTAAAAAAGAAGAAATTGCATTAGGCGGTGAAGGTATGTTCGAAGCTAAATTCTTTGGATTAGGTGCTGATGGTACAGTAGGTGCTAACAAGAACTCTGTTAAGATTATCGGTGATAATACTAACAAACACTGTCAGGCATACTTCTCTTACGACTCTAAGAAATCAGGAGGTTTCACTTGTTCACACCTTCGTTTCGGTAACACTCCTATTCGTTCTACATATTTGGTAAACACACCAAACTTCGTAGCTTGTCACGTTCAGGCATACCTTCGTATGTATGATGTAACCCGCGGCTTACGTGAAAATGGTACATTCCTTTTGAATACCATCTGGAACGAAGAAGAGTTGGCTAAACATTTGCCTAACAACGTAAAACGTTATTTCGCAGAAAAGAATATCACAGTATATTATATCAACGCTACTCAGATTGCACAGGAAATTGGTTTGGGTAACAGAACAAATACCATCCTTCAATCTGCATTCTTCCGTATCACAGGCGTTATTCCTGTAGAGTTGGCTGTAGAACAAATGAAGAAATTCATTGTTAAATCATACGGTAAGAAGGGACAAGACATTGTTGACAAGAACAATGCAGCTGTTGACCGTGGTGGTGAATACAAGAAATTGGCTATTGATCCTGCATGGGCTACTTTGAAAGATGAAGAAGCTGCTGCAAGCAACGCTCCTGAATTCGTAGAAAAAGTAGTTAAGGTAATCAACGCTCAGAATGGTGATGATCTTCCTGTATCTACTTTCGTTGGTATCGAAGACGGTACATGGCAACAAGGTACTGCTACTTACGAAAAACGTGGTGTAGCAGCATTCGTTCCAGTATGGGATTCTGCTAACTGTATCCAGTGTAACAAGTGTGCTTACGTTTGTCCTCACGCTTCTATCCGTCCATTCGTACTTGACGAAGCAGAACAAGCTGCAGCTCCTTTCACAGATATGTTGAAAGCTACCGGAAAAGTATTTGACGGTATGAAGTTCCGTATCCAGGTTGACGTTCTTGACTGTCTTGGTTGCGGTAACTGTGCTGATGTTTGTCCAGGTAACAAACAAGGTAAAGCTCTTAAGATGACTCCTCTTGAAGGTCAGCTTCCAGAAGCTGCTAACTGGGATTTCGTAACTAGCAAGGTTAAGAGCAAACAACACTTGGTTAATGTTAGTGCTAACGTGAAGAACTCACAGTTTGCTACTCCATTATTCGAGTTCTCGGGTGCATGTTCAGGTTGTGGTGAAACTCCTTACGTTAAGTTGTTAACTCAATTGTTCGGCGACCGTCAAATGGTAGCTAATGCAACAGGATGTTCTTCTATCTACTCTGGTTCAGTTCCATCAACTCCTTATACAACTAACGAAGATGGTCACGGACCAGCATGGGCTAACTCATTGTTCGAAGACTTCGCTGAATTCGGTATGGGTATGACTCTTGCAGTTGATAAAATGCGTGAACGTCTTGTTGACTTGATGACTAAAGCTCAGACTTGCGACTGCTGTTCTGCTGAACTGAAAGGTTTATTCAACGAATGGATTGCTGACAAAGATAACGCTGTACGTTCAATCGAACTTGAAGCTAAGATCACTCCGCTGGTTAAAGCTTGCGATTGCGACATCTGCAAAGAAGTTGCTTCATTAAGCAAATTCTTAATCAAGAAATCTCAATGGATCATCGGTGGTGATGGTGCTTCTTATGATATTGGCTTCGGTGGTTTAGATCACGTACTTGCTTCTGGAAAGAATGTAAATGTATTGGTTCTTGATACTGAAGTTTACTCTAACACAGGTGGTCAGTCATCTAAAGCAACTCCAGTTGGAGCTATTGCTAAGTTTGCTGCTGCAGGTAAGAGAGTTCGTAAGAAAGACCTTGGTTTGATCGCTTCTACATACGGATATGTATATTGTGCACAAATCGCTATGGGTGCTGACCAGGCTCAAACATTGAAAGCTCTTCGCGAAGCTGAAGCTTATGACGGACCTTCAATCGTTATTGCTTACTCACCATGTATCAACCACGGTTTGAAAGCCGGTATGGGTAAAGCACAAGCTGAACAAGCTGCTGCAGTAGAATGTGGTTACTGGCACTTGTGGAGATACAATCCTGCATTGGAAGCTGAAGGACAAAATCCATTCACATTGGATTCTAAAGCACCAAACTGGGATAACTTCCAAAACTTCCTGAAAGGTGAAGTTCGTTACGCTTCATTAGCAAAACAATATCCTGCTGAAGCTGGTGAATTGTTCCAGG encodes:
- the nifJ gene encoding pyruvate:ferredoxin (flavodoxin) oxidoreductase, whose amino-acid sequence is MTKQKKFITCDGNQAAAHISYMFSEVAAIYPITPSSTMAEYVDEWAAAGRKNIFGETVLVQEMQSEGGAAGALHGSLQAGALTTTYTASQGLLLMIPNMYKIAGELLPCVFHVSARALASHALSIFGDHQDVMACRQVGFAMLAEGSVQEVMDLSAVAHLATIKSRVPFVNFFDGFRTSHEIQKIEMLENDDLAHLIDQDALAEFRSRSLNPENPVARGMAENPDVYFQHREASNKFYDEVPGIVEEYMKELSEITGRKYSLFDYYGAEDADRVIIAMGSATEAAREAIDHLTAQGEKVGLVAVHLYRPFSAKHFLAAVPKTAKRIAVLDRTKEPGAVGEPLYLDVKDCFYGQADAPVIVGGRYGLSSKDTTPAQILSVYENLSLAMPKNQFTIGIVDDVTFTSLPKKEEIALGGEGMFEAKFFGLGADGTVGANKNSVKIIGDNTNKHCQAYFSYDSKKSGGFTCSHLRFGNTPIRSTYLVNTPNFVACHVQAYLRMYDVTRGLRENGTFLLNTIWNEEELAKHLPNNVKRYFAEKNITVYYINATQIAQEIGLGNRTNTILQSAFFRITGVIPVELAVEQMKKFIVKSYGKKGQDIVDKNNAAVDRGGEYKKLAIDPAWATLKDEEAAASNAPEFVEKVVKVINAQNGDDLPVSTFVGIEDGTWQQGTATYEKRGVAAFVPVWDSANCIQCNKCAYVCPHASIRPFVLDEAEQAAAPFTDMLKATGKVFDGMKFRIQVDVLDCLGCGNCADVCPGNKQGKALKMTPLEGQLPEAANWDFVTSKVKSKQHLVNVSANVKNSQFATPLFEFSGACSGCGETPYVKLLTQLFGDRQMVANATGCSSIYSGSVPSTPYTTNEDGHGPAWANSLFEDFAEFGMGMTLAVDKMRERLVDLMTKAQTCDCCSAELKGLFNEWIADKDNAVRSIELEAKITPLVKACDCDICKEVASLSKFLIKKSQWIIGGDGASYDIGFGGLDHVLASGKNVNVLVLDTEVYSNTGGQSSKATPVGAIAKFAAAGKRVRKKDLGLIASTYGYVYCAQIAMGADQAQTLKALREAEAYDGPSIVIAYSPCINHGLKAGMGKAQAEQAAAVECGYWHLWRYNPALEAEGQNPFTLDSKAPNWDNFQNFLKGEVRYASLAKQYPAEAGELFQAAQDNAKWRYNNYKRLAKQQWGVDQED